In Gemmatimonadetes bacterium SCN 70-22, the following are encoded in one genomic region:
- a CDS encoding monofunctional biosynthetic peptidoglycan transglycosylase, translating to MATGSTRNRWQRIRRLLAIAALAVIVGPFVLVLPLNVVQPLTTMVMLRRTVQRIGEGKKPWYPRRDVVSRGEISPYLRRAVLASEDDRFYLHSGFDFEEIGNALERARRGRRLRGASTITQQVAKNVFLWEGRSYVRKGLEAWFTVVLELCLPKERILDLYLNLAEWGDGVFGAEMAARTHFRKSAKNLTRGEAARLAAILPAPRRWSPNGAIAMRRAAGILARMQYAAPREEAPEPVPRRRR from the coding sequence ATGGCAACCGGATCCACGCGTAATCGCTGGCAGCGCATCCGCCGGCTCCTGGCGATCGCCGCCCTCGCGGTGATCGTGGGGCCGTTCGTCCTGGTCCTTCCGCTCAACGTCGTGCAGCCGCTCACCACCATGGTGATGCTGCGCCGCACGGTGCAGCGCATCGGCGAGGGGAAGAAGCCCTGGTATCCGCGCCGCGACGTGGTGTCGCGTGGCGAGATCTCCCCGTACCTGCGGCGGGCGGTGCTGGCCTCGGAGGACGACCGCTTCTACCTGCACTCCGGCTTCGACTTCGAGGAGATCGGCAACGCCCTGGAGCGCGCCCGTCGCGGGCGCCGCCTGCGCGGGGCGTCGACCATCACCCAGCAGGTGGCGAAGAACGTCTTCCTGTGGGAGGGGCGGAGCTACGTGCGGAAGGGGCTGGAGGCCTGGTTCACGGTCGTCCTCGAGCTCTGCCTCCCCAAGGAGCGCATCCTCGACCTCTACCTGAACCTGGCCGAGTGGGGCGACGGGGTGTTCGGCGCCGAGATGGCGGCGCGCACGCACTTCAGGAAGTCGGCGAAGAACCTGACGCGTGGCGAGGCCGCACGCCTGGCGGCGATCCTTCCGGCGCCGCGGCGCTGGTCGCCTAACGGGGCCATCGCCATGCGGCGGGCGGCGGGGATCCTGGCGCGCATGCAGTATGCGGCGCCGAGGGAGGAAGCGCCGGAGCCGGTGCCGCGGAGGCGGCGTTAG
- a CDS encoding PadR family transcriptional regulator gives MALELLQGTLDVLILKALTWGPRHGYAIAQWLRQTTSDEFQVEDGALYTALHRMQQRGLLAGEWGVNEDNRRVKLYSLTTAGRAELRARTTLWTRYAAAVHRVLSAT, from the coding sequence ATGGCGCTCGAACTCCTGCAAGGCACGCTCGACGTCCTCATCCTCAAGGCGCTCACCTGGGGACCGCGCCACGGCTACGCCATTGCCCAGTGGCTGCGACAGACGACCAGCGACGAGTTCCAGGTCGAGGACGGGGCGCTCTACACCGCCCTCCACCGCATGCAGCAGCGCGGGCTCCTCGCCGGCGAGTGGGGGGTGAACGAGGACAACCGGCGGGTGAAGCTGTACTCCCTCACCACCGCCGGTCGCGCCGAGTTGCGCGCGCGCACCACGCTCTGGACACGATACGCCGCCGCGGTGCATCGCGTCCTCAGCGCCACCTGA
- a CDS encoding acyl-CoA dehydrogenase, with the protein MPTYRAPVDDLRFILTELHDVTPLLAYKEYADVTPDLMMSVVEEAGKFCENVLAPINASGDAEGCTWDNGAVRTPQGFKEAYRQYAEGGWIGLAASPEHGGQGLPLTLRFVIDEMVVGSNLSFGMYPGLTQGAYEAIEAHGSEEQKALYLPRLTSGDWAGTMCLTEAHAGTDLGIITTKAVQLDDGTYRVTGQKIFISAGEHDLTENIVHLVLAKLPGAAAGTRGISMFLVPKFIPDADGSLGARNGVTCGSIEHKMGIKGSATCVLNFDNAVGYLVGEEGKGMRAMFTMMNSARLGVGIQGLGLAAHSYTNAVNYARERLQGRSLTGTKNPDGPADPIIVHADTRRGLLTMRAYIEGARALSAWTGMLIDQEFRDPDEAKRQEAADLVALLTPIIKALFTDLAFESTNIGMQVYGGHGYIREWGMEQFVRDSRIGQIYEGTNYVQAIDLVGRKLAEGNGRLLKRYAAIVAAEIEASGKVPALAAHAATLGKAAGALQKATEWLAQAAARNADEAGAAACEYLRMFGLVTLGHQWLRTARVATERRASGGAFAPAHYEAKLATARFFFERLMPQTLSLYATITAGGGAVMDFPSEAF; encoded by the coding sequence ATGCCCACGTATCGCGCTCCAGTCGATGACCTGCGGTTCATCCTGACCGAACTCCACGACGTCACGCCGCTCCTGGCGTACAAGGAATACGCCGACGTCACCCCGGACCTGATGATGTCGGTCGTGGAAGAGGCGGGGAAGTTCTGCGAGAACGTTTTGGCGCCGATCAACGCGTCGGGCGACGCGGAGGGATGCACCTGGGACAACGGCGCGGTCCGCACGCCCCAGGGGTTCAAGGAAGCCTACCGTCAGTACGCCGAGGGTGGGTGGATCGGGCTGGCCGCCAGTCCCGAACACGGTGGGCAGGGGCTCCCCCTGACGCTCCGCTTCGTGATCGACGAGATGGTGGTCGGCTCGAACCTCTCCTTCGGGATGTACCCCGGGCTGACGCAGGGGGCGTACGAGGCCATCGAGGCCCACGGGAGCGAGGAGCAGAAGGCGCTCTACCTCCCGCGCCTCACCAGCGGCGATTGGGCCGGGACGATGTGCCTCACCGAGGCGCACGCGGGGACCGACCTCGGGATCATCACCACCAAGGCGGTGCAGCTGGATGACGGCACCTACCGCGTGACCGGGCAGAAGATCTTCATCTCGGCCGGCGAACACGACCTCACCGAGAACATCGTGCACCTGGTGCTGGCCAAGCTCCCCGGGGCAGCGGCGGGGACGCGCGGGATCTCGATGTTCCTCGTCCCCAAGTTCATCCCCGACGCCGACGGCTCGTTAGGCGCCCGCAACGGGGTCACCTGCGGCTCGATCGAGCACAAGATGGGGATCAAGGGGTCGGCCACCTGCGTCCTCAACTTCGACAACGCGGTGGGCTACCTGGTGGGCGAGGAGGGCAAGGGAATGCGCGCGATGTTCACGATGATGAACTCGGCGCGCCTCGGGGTGGGGATCCAGGGGTTGGGGCTGGCGGCGCACTCGTACACCAACGCGGTGAACTACGCGCGCGAACGGCTGCAGGGGCGCTCGCTCACCGGGACGAAGAACCCCGACGGTCCCGCCGACCCGATCATCGTGCACGCCGATACGCGACGCGGGTTGCTGACGATGCGCGCCTACATCGAGGGGGCGCGGGCGCTGTCGGCGTGGACGGGCATGCTCATCGACCAGGAGTTCCGCGACCCGGACGAGGCCAAACGGCAGGAAGCCGCCGACCTCGTGGCGCTCCTCACCCCCATCATCAAGGCGCTCTTCACCGACCTCGCCTTCGAGAGCACCAACATCGGGATGCAGGTGTACGGCGGGCACGGCTACATCCGCGAGTGGGGGATGGAGCAGTTCGTGCGCGACTCGCGCATCGGGCAGATCTACGAGGGGACCAACTACGTGCAGGCCATCGACCTCGTCGGGCGCAAGCTGGCCGAGGGGAACGGGCGGCTGCTCAAGCGCTACGCGGCCATCGTCGCGGCGGAAATCGAGGCGAGCGGAAAGGTTCCCGCGCTGGCGGCGCACGCGGCCACGCTGGGCAAGGCGGCGGGGGCGCTGCAGAAGGCGACCGAATGGCTCGCCCAGGCCGCCGCGCGCAACGCGGACGAGGCGGGGGCGGCCGCCTGCGAGTACCTGCGCATGTTCGGCCTGGTGACGCTGGGGCACCAGTGGCTGCGCACCGCGCGGGTGGCGACCGAGCGCCGGGCCAGCGGCGGGGCCTTCGCTCCCGCGCACTACGAGGCCAAGCTGGCCACGGCACGCTTCTTCTTCGAGCGGCTCATGCCGCAGACGCTGTCGCTCTACGCGACGATCACGGCGGGGGGCGGTGCGGTGATGGACTTCCCGTCGGAGGCGTTCTAG
- a CDS encoding ferrochelatase, with protein MTSSKPHLILVNLGTPEAATAPAVRDFLREFLSDPAVIDFPRWFWQPILQGIILRTRPKRVAEAYATIWTPEGSPLRVGTQRMVAAVRERADGRLTVSEAYRYGEPSLETAIRQAAAQHDGPIVILPLFPQRTDSTTGTAFTRAREAAQDMGLTSRLAERLVAPDDHNYVAAMVACWRDAIAQAPAMPDHLVLSYHGIPARYDRNERHVYSRDCEATTRAFLAAIGWPAEKATHAYQSKFGPEKWLTPATADVLEALPGQGVKRVAVITPGFVTDGLETIEEIGEQGRESFLHAGGEVLIRVAGVESHPSFIDALIGSALS; from the coding sequence ATGACCAGCTCGAAGCCCCACCTCATCCTCGTCAACCTCGGCACCCCCGAGGCCGCGACCGCACCCGCGGTGCGCGACTTCCTTCGCGAGTTCCTCAGCGACCCCGCGGTCATCGATTTCCCGCGCTGGTTCTGGCAGCCGATCCTCCAGGGGATCATCCTGCGCACGCGCCCCAAGCGCGTGGCCGAGGCGTACGCGACAATCTGGACCCCCGAGGGATCGCCCTTGCGCGTGGGGACGCAGCGGATGGTGGCGGCGGTTCGCGAACGCGCCGACGGGCGCCTGACGGTGAGCGAGGCATATCGATACGGCGAGCCGTCGCTGGAGACGGCGATCCGCCAGGCGGCGGCGCAGCACGATGGCCCAATCGTGATCCTCCCGCTCTTTCCGCAGCGCACCGATTCCACCACCGGCACGGCGTTCACGCGCGCGCGCGAAGCGGCCCAGGACATGGGCCTCACGTCGCGCCTCGCCGAGCGACTCGTTGCCCCTGACGACCACAACTACGTGGCCGCCATGGTGGCGTGCTGGCGCGATGCCATCGCTCAGGCTCCGGCGATGCCCGATCACCTCGTGCTGTCGTACCACGGCATCCCCGCCCGCTACGATCGCAACGAGCGACACGTCTACTCGCGCGATTGCGAGGCGACGACCCGCGCCTTCCTGGCCGCCATCGGGTGGCCGGCCGAGAAGGCGACGCATGCGTACCAGTCGAAGTTCGGCCCGGAGAAGTGGCTCACTCCGGCGACGGCCGACGTTCTCGAGGCACTCCCCGGCCAGGGGGTGAAGCGCGTCGCGGTCATCACCCCGGGCTTCGTGACCGACGGCCTCGAGACGATCGAGGAGATCGGCGAGCAGGGGCGCGAGAGCTTCCTCCACGCCGGCGGCGAGGTTCTCATTCGCGTGGCCGGCGTCGAGAGCCACCCGTCCTTCATCGACGCGCTCATCGGAAGCGCCCTGTCGTAG